A window of the Euwallacea similis isolate ESF13 chromosome 20, ESF131.1, whole genome shotgun sequence genome harbors these coding sequences:
- the Abl gene encoding tyrosine-protein kinase Abl isoform X4, giving the protein MGAQNTKERTLPTGIHSTRTTRNRPRTVKDGRQTVANIFTEHSEALLQSRPLPHIPSLPESDPPSSGSGGTSGGGAQSGGTNGGAAAGPSTPLSLETANRWTSKENLLAQEEDDPQLFVALYDFQAGGENQLSLKKGEHVRILSYNKSGEWCEAHSSSNLVGWVPSNYVTPVNSLEKHSWYHGPISRNAAEYLLSSGINGSFLVRESESSPGQRSISLRYEGRVYHYRINEDPEGKVYVTAESKFNTLAELVHHHSMLSDGLITQLLYPAPKHNKPTVFPLSPEPDEWEINRTDIVMKHKLGGGQYGDVYEAIWKRYNMTVAVKTLKEDTMALKDFLEEAAIMKEMKHPNLVQLMGVCTREPPFYIITEFMSKGNLLDYLRNGSKEQIDAVVLMYIATQIASGMSYLESRSFIHRDLAARNCLVGENHLVKVADFGLARLMRDDTYTAHAGAKFPIKWTAPEGLAYNKFSTKSDVWAFGILLWEIATYGMSPYPGVDLTDVYHMLEKGYRMEIPPGCPPKIYELMRQCWQWHANDRPTFKEIHHALENMFQESSITEEVEKQLQGNDFPVPIGTPHMSYKKSHSGSTGNLHGLVGLADQNITDNLNSISTKLTTFTGGSKSSLVQMRRTTNKKGKTAPAPPKRTSLLSSCSSFRDSTFDDQGQGEHANEDGSELNGILKKRFKGLTREMQNLTASTRGDSESDFQDQTPDTDDSGAHSYPEISAVGSLGGSGLGSFKRVPIMGNRGLEQRGKKTKTKDSPAVQVAALEVQNVRKAISRYGTLPKGARIGAYLESLRQSGISANDESATGQAVAGIAVQGESESTPRSLSPRTNIRAQPQMIRSNSSSGVTAFHATHPPSSPTSSKLSRNRNLTRNNTDSLRSSLRTFKAPQSSFRGGSPSRSLPPPTLADLEFPPPPTDLPPPPEEFDSIDTVDCTASLMTSSTELKKKIVPMSPMLPSKKSVLEGLEGGGGDVSTLQPSVEEASSRFGVSLKRRELSSDSCSSVKEVVNKEENKSKEEKSPQRTSLSLTSPSHDGKSPMSVDSDVPAVGSPLEPLPPPPVFPEADEESLETCLLDDAAASDDNKTASKVFKNRLVMKEMELKLVAEIKERADQKQGRNLKESPIDPILAVSGISHDPVSQLVTELSQSLNIEKEPFRKNSLGATNLKRSQESCEKETNGVTFVSQLKKTDQVKKVLTKEKSDLGDSSLIIDFKSRLRKVDEKNTKKEGDKLEDNETISELTGKRESTASNESANLKIEEADDKRKSTGSISSLKKLWEAKDSDYGTVQLSPKLSIKSTKSEEILEHSPIDNSDDSSKMDRSVSSEKSSTKSEKKSWPPCGSEEKPVIPIKPPVKAVKPIVNRPAGPAIYATPIAPKPPISVKPVSTDCSNNSINANNKTPEEESQKLGASPASVDKTGKESILEISQALESTLNTIRSTPAVPTATWLQLSDKIGLLHGSCMDYADNAVPAHTKFHFRELLTRLEHQGRQMRSASTRNQTENTRCINEVNNTIKDVVNVVFR; this is encoded by the exons ATGGGAGCGCAAAATACCAAAGAAAGGACATTACCTACGGGAATCCATTCGACTAGAACGACGAGAAATAGACCAAGAACGGTGAAAGATGGACGGCAAACTGTCGCCAATATTTTTACAGAACATAGCG AAGCTCTCCTGCAAAGTAGACCCCTGCCGCATATTCCCAGTCTTCCAGAGTCGGACCCTCCTTCGAGCGGATCGGGAGGCACCTCCGGGGGAGGTGCCCAGTCAGGAGGTACCAACGGAGGAGCGGCGGCCGGTCCCTCCACACCCCTCTCCTTGGAGACAGCAAATCGGTGGACATCTAAAGAGAACCTGCTGGCGCAGGAGGAGGACGATCCGCAGTTGTTTGTGGCCCTCTATGATTTTCAAGCCGGGGGAGAGAATCAGCTCAGCTTGAAGAAAG GTGAACACGTCCGAATATTGAGCTACAACAAAAGTGGCGAATGGTGCGAAGCTCATTCCTCCTCCAATCTGGTCGGCTGGGTACCCTCCAATTACGTAACCCCTGTAAATTCCCTAGAAAAGCACTCGTGGTACCACGGACCTATATCTCGGAACGCAGCGGAATACCTCCTCAGTTCCGGCATTAATGGCAGTTTCCTGGTCAGGGAGTCGGAGAGCAGCCCTGGACAACGAAGCATTTCGCTGCGGTATGAGGGGAGAGTATACCATTACAG AATTAACGAAGACCCCGAGGGCAAAGTCTACGTCACTGCCGAAAGCAAATTCAACACTTTGGCCGAACTCGTTCACCACCATTCGATGCTTTCGGACGGACTAATAACTCAATTGCTCTATCCCGCTCCGAAACACAACAAACCCACGGTGTTCCCGTTGAGTCCCGAGCCGGACGAATGGGAGATTAATCGGACCGATATCGTAATGAAACATAAATTGGGCGGCGGCCAATACGGAGACGTATACGAGGCCATATGGAAAAG ATACAATATGACGGTGGCCGTAAAAACCCTAAAAGAAGATACCATGGCACTGAAAGATTTCCTGGAAGAAGCGGCCATAATGAAAGAGATGAAACATcccaatttagtgcaattgaTGGGCGTTTGCACTCGAGAGCCGCCTTTTTACATCATTACAGAATTTATGAGCAAAG GTAATTTGCTTGATTATCTAAGGAACGGTAGCAAAGAACAAATCGACGCTGTAGTACTAATGTACATAGCAACGCAAATCGCAAGCGGGATGAGCTACTTGGAGAGCCGCAGTTTTATTCACCGAGACTTGGCCGCGAGGAACTGTTTGGTGGGAGAGAATCATCTGGTTAAAGTGGCCGATTTCGGTCTAGCAAGGCTAATGAGGGACGACACATACACTGCCCATGCAG GAGCAAAATTCCCGATTAAATGGACCGCGCCAGAAGGACTGGCTTACAATAAATTCTCCACGAAGTCCGATGTTTGGGCCTTCGGCATTTTGCTGTGGGAAATTGCCACGTACGGGATGTCTCCCTATCCAGGGGTGGATTTGACTGACGTCTATCACATGCTAGAGAAGg GCTATAGGATGGAGATTCCCCCGGGTTGCCCCCCGAAAATCTACGAGTTGATGCGGCAGTGTTGGCAGTGGCACGCCAATGATAGACCGACGTTTAAAGAGATCCATCACGCccttgaaaatatgtttcaaGAGTCGAGTATTACAGAAG AGGTAGAGAAACAATTACAGGGTAACGATTTTCCCGTGCCGATTGGCACACCTCACATGTCTTACAAGAAATCGCATTCGGGCAGTACAGGGAACTTGCACGGGTTAGTCGGTTTGGCGGATCAGAATATTACAG acaACTTGAATAGTATTTCCACGAAATTAACCACATTTACGGGGGGCTCGAAAAGCAGTCTGGTGCAAATGAGGAGAACTACCAACAAAAAGGGCAAAACCGCCCCAGCGCCCCCTAAACGAACCAG CCTCCTGTCTTCTTGCAGTTCGTTCCGCGACAGTACGTTCGACGACCAGGGTCAGGGAGAGCACGCCAACGAGGATGGATCCGAGCTAAATGGTATATTAAAAAAGCGATTCAAAG GGTTGACAAgggaaatgcaaaatttaaccGCCAGTACTAGGGGCGATAGTGAGAGCGATTTCCAAGACCAAACCCCCGACACCGACGATTCCGGGGCGCATTCCTACCCCGAAATATCGGCTGTGGGCAGTTTAGGGGGCAGCGGCCTCGGTTCCTTTAAAAGAGTCCCTATAATGGGTAACCGCGGACTAGAGCAAAGGGGGAAGAAGACTAAAACCAAAGATTCACCCGCA gtacagGTGGCTGCATTGGAAGTACAAAATGTGCGAAAAGCTATTAGTAGGTATGGGACCTTGCCGAAAGGGGCGCGAATTGGGGCGTATTTGGAATCACTTCGACAGAGCGGAATTTCTGCAAATGATGAATCAGCGACTGGTCAAGCTGTGGCTGGTATTGCGGTCCAAGGCGAGTCTGAGTCTACTCCAAG GTCATTATCCCCCAGAACGAACATCAGGGCTCAGCCTCAAATGATACGCAGCAACTCATCCAGTGGTGTTACTGCATTTCACGCGACCCATCCGCCAAGCTCGCCCACCTCTTCGAAATTATCTAGAAATAGGAACTTGACCAG GAATAATACGGACAGCCTCAGATCCAGTCTCCGCACTTTTAAAGCTCCGCAAAGCTCCTTTCGCGGGGGCAGTCCGTCCCGTTCCCTTCCCCCTCCAACTTTAGCCGATCTGGAGTTTCCCCCGCCGCCCACGGACTTGCCACCGCCTCCGGAAGAGTTTGACAGCATCGACACAGTGGACTGCACAGCGTCACTAATGACATCGTCCACCgaattgaagaagaaaatagtTCCCATGTCTCCGATGTTGCCGAGCAAGAAGAGCGTCTTGGAAGGTTTGGAGGGCGGCGGGGGGGATGTTAGTACATTGCAGCCGTCGGTAGAAGAAGCTAGTTCGAG ATTCGGTGTTAGCTTGAAACGACGCGAGCTTTCTTCGGATAGTTGTAGTAGCGTAAAAGAAGTCGTAAACAAGgaagaaaataaatcgaaaGAAGAGAAAAGTCCGCAACGAACAAGTTTGAGTCTCACTAGTCCTAGTCATGACGGCAAGAGCCCTATGAGCGTTGATTCCGATGTTCCTGCCGTGGGTTCTCCTCTGGAGCCTTTGCCCCCTCCTCCAGTTTTCCCTGAAGCTG acgaAGAGTCATTGGAAACGTGCCTGCTTGATGATGCCGCAGCGAGCGATGACAATAAAACGGCATCTAAAGTGTTCAAAAATAGATTAGTAATGAAGGAAATGGAGCTGAAACTAGTCGCAGAAATAAAGGAAAGGGCGGATCAAAAGCAGGGTAGAAACTTGAAAGAATCTCCGATTGACCCAATTTTGGCTGTGAGTGGCATTAGCCACGATCCTGTGTCTCAATTAG TAACTGAATTATCCCAGTcgttaaatatagaaaaagaaCCTTTTCGGAAGAATTCCCTAGGGGCAACGAATTTGAAAAGGTCCCAGGAAAGTTGCGAGAAAGAAACGAACGGTGTGACTTTTGTTTcgcaacttaaaaaaactgatcaagttaagaaagttttaaccaaagaaaaaagtgacTTGGGTGATTCCTCGTTGATAATCGACTTCAAATCTAGGCTTAGGAAAGTAGatgagaaaaatacaaaaaaagaag GTGATAAATTAGAAGACAACGAGACGATTTCGGAATTGACCGGGAAACGAGAGAGTACGGCCAGCAACGAGAGCGCGAATTTGAAGATTGAAGAGGCAGATGATAAGCGGAAGAGCACAGGCAGCATCAGTAGTTTAAAGAAATTGTGGGAGGCCAAAGACTCGGATTACGGGACTGTGCAATTGAGCCCAAAATTGTCGATTAAGAGTACGAAAAGTGAAGAAATTCTTGAGCATTCACCCATTGATAATTCGGACGATTCCTCGAAAATGGACCGAAGTGTCAGTTCTG aaaaatcctCCACAAAATCAGAGAAAAAATCTTGGCCTCCTTGCGGTAGTGAGGAAAAGCCAGTGATACCGATTAAACCTCCCGTGAAAGCAGTCAAACCTATAGTGAACCGGCCGGCCGGGCCCGCCATCTACGCAACTCCTATCGCTCCAAAACCTCCAATATCAGTCAAACCCGTCAGCACTGATTGTAGTAATAATAGTATTAACGCAAACAATAAAACTCCTGAAGAGGAAAGCCAAAAATTGGGGGCATCCCCTGCTTCTGTTGATAAGACTGGAAAAGAGAGTATTCTCGAGATTTCTCAGGCCCTCGAGAGTACGTTAAACACGATAAG AAGCACTCCAGCTGTGCCAACCGCCACCTGGTTGCAACTTTCCGATAAAATAGGCCTTCTGCATGGCTCGTGCATGGATTACGCGGACAACGCAGTGCCGGCACAcacaaaattccattttagAGAGCTTTTAACCAG GTTGGAGCATCAAGGCAGACAAATGCGATCTGCGAGCACGAGAAATCAAACTGAAAACACTAGATGTATCAATGAGGTGAATAATACTATTAAAGATGTAGTGAATGTTGTGTTTCGATAG
- the Abl gene encoding tyrosine-protein kinase Abl isoform X5, with translation MGAQNTKERTLPTGIHSTRTTRNRPRTVKDGRQTVANIFTEHSDPVGLVKKLLIKNEALLQSRPLPHIPSLPESDPPSSGSGGTSGGGAQSGGTNGGAAAGPSTPLSLETANRWTSKENLLAQEEDDPQLFVALYDFQAGGENQLSLKKGEHVRILSYNKSGEWCEAHSSSNLVGWVPSNYVTPVNSLEKHSWYHGPISRNAAEYLLSSGINGSFLVRESESSPGQRSISLRYEGRVYHYRINEDPEGKVYVTAESKFNTLAELVHHHSMLSDGLITQLLYPAPKHNKPTVFPLSPEPDEWEINRTDIVMKHKLGGGQYGDVYEAIWKRYNMTVAVKTLKEDTMALKDFLEEAAIMKEMKHPNLVQLMGVCTREPPFYIITEFMSKGNLLDYLRNGSKEQIDAVVLMYIATQIASGMSYLESRSFIHRDLAARNCLVGENHLVKVADFGLARLMRDDTYTAHAGAKFPIKWTAPEGLAYNKFSTKSDVWAFGILLWEIATYGMSPYPGVDLTDVYHMLEKGYRMEIPPGCPPKIYELMRQCWQWHANDRPTFKEIHHALENMFQESSITEEVEKQLQGNDFPVPIGTPHMSYKKSHSGSTGNLHGLVGLADQNITDNLNSISTKLTTFTGGSKSSLVQMRRTTNKKGKTAPAPPKRTSSFRDSTFDDQGQGEHANEDGSELNGLTREMQNLTASTRGDSESDFQDQTPDTDDSGAHSYPEISAVGSLGGSGLGSFKRVPIMGNRGLEQRGKKTKTKDSPAVQVAALEVQNVRKAISRYGTLPKGARIGAYLESLRQSGISANDESATGQAVAGIAVQGESESTPRSLSPRTNIRAQPQMIRSNSSSGVTAFHATHPPSSPTSSKLSRNRNLTRNNTDSLRSSLRTFKAPQSSFRGGSPSRSLPPPTLADLEFPPPPTDLPPPPEEFDSIDTVDCTASLMTSSTELKKKIVPMSPMLPSKKSVLEGLEGGGGDVSTLQPSVEEASSRFGVSLKRRELSSDSCSSVKEVVNKEENKSKEEKSPQRTSLSLTSPSHDGKSPMSVDSDVPAVGSPLEPLPPPPVFPEADEESLETCLLDDAAASDDNKTASKVFKNRLVMKEMELKLVAEIKERADQKQGRNLKESPIDPILAVSGISHDPVSQLVTELSQSLNIEKEPFRKNSLGATNLKRSQESCEKETNGVTFVSQLKKTDQVKKVLTKEKSDLGDSSLIIDFKSRLRKVDEKNTKKEGDKLEDNETISELTGKRESTASNESANLKIEEADDKRKSTGSISSLKKLWEAKDSDYGTVQLSPKLSIKSTKSEEILEHSPIDNSDDSSKMDRSVSSEKSSTKSEKKSWPPCGSEEKPVIPIKPPVKAVKPIVNRPAGPAIYATPIAPKPPISVKPVSTDCSNNSINANNKTPEEESQKLGASPASVDKTGKESILEISQALESTLNTIRSTPAVPTATWLQLSDKIGLLHGSCMDYADNAVPAHTKFHFRELLTRLEHQGRQMRSASTRNQTENTRCINEVNNTIKDVVNVVFR, from the exons ATGGGAGCGCAAAATACCAAAGAAAGGACATTACCTACGGGAATCCATTCGACTAGAACGACGAGAAATAGACCAAGAACGGTGAAAGATGGACGGCAAACTGTCGCCAATATTTTTACAGAACATAGCG ATCCAGTAGGTCTAGTGAAAAAActtcttattaaaaatg AAGCTCTCCTGCAAAGTAGACCCCTGCCGCATATTCCCAGTCTTCCAGAGTCGGACCCTCCTTCGAGCGGATCGGGAGGCACCTCCGGGGGAGGTGCCCAGTCAGGAGGTACCAACGGAGGAGCGGCGGCCGGTCCCTCCACACCCCTCTCCTTGGAGACAGCAAATCGGTGGACATCTAAAGAGAACCTGCTGGCGCAGGAGGAGGACGATCCGCAGTTGTTTGTGGCCCTCTATGATTTTCAAGCCGGGGGAGAGAATCAGCTCAGCTTGAAGAAAG GTGAACACGTCCGAATATTGAGCTACAACAAAAGTGGCGAATGGTGCGAAGCTCATTCCTCCTCCAATCTGGTCGGCTGGGTACCCTCCAATTACGTAACCCCTGTAAATTCCCTAGAAAAGCACTCGTGGTACCACGGACCTATATCTCGGAACGCAGCGGAATACCTCCTCAGTTCCGGCATTAATGGCAGTTTCCTGGTCAGGGAGTCGGAGAGCAGCCCTGGACAACGAAGCATTTCGCTGCGGTATGAGGGGAGAGTATACCATTACAG AATTAACGAAGACCCCGAGGGCAAAGTCTACGTCACTGCCGAAAGCAAATTCAACACTTTGGCCGAACTCGTTCACCACCATTCGATGCTTTCGGACGGACTAATAACTCAATTGCTCTATCCCGCTCCGAAACACAACAAACCCACGGTGTTCCCGTTGAGTCCCGAGCCGGACGAATGGGAGATTAATCGGACCGATATCGTAATGAAACATAAATTGGGCGGCGGCCAATACGGAGACGTATACGAGGCCATATGGAAAAG ATACAATATGACGGTGGCCGTAAAAACCCTAAAAGAAGATACCATGGCACTGAAAGATTTCCTGGAAGAAGCGGCCATAATGAAAGAGATGAAACATcccaatttagtgcaattgaTGGGCGTTTGCACTCGAGAGCCGCCTTTTTACATCATTACAGAATTTATGAGCAAAG GTAATTTGCTTGATTATCTAAGGAACGGTAGCAAAGAACAAATCGACGCTGTAGTACTAATGTACATAGCAACGCAAATCGCAAGCGGGATGAGCTACTTGGAGAGCCGCAGTTTTATTCACCGAGACTTGGCCGCGAGGAACTGTTTGGTGGGAGAGAATCATCTGGTTAAAGTGGCCGATTTCGGTCTAGCAAGGCTAATGAGGGACGACACATACACTGCCCATGCAG GAGCAAAATTCCCGATTAAATGGACCGCGCCAGAAGGACTGGCTTACAATAAATTCTCCACGAAGTCCGATGTTTGGGCCTTCGGCATTTTGCTGTGGGAAATTGCCACGTACGGGATGTCTCCCTATCCAGGGGTGGATTTGACTGACGTCTATCACATGCTAGAGAAGg GCTATAGGATGGAGATTCCCCCGGGTTGCCCCCCGAAAATCTACGAGTTGATGCGGCAGTGTTGGCAGTGGCACGCCAATGATAGACCGACGTTTAAAGAGATCCATCACGCccttgaaaatatgtttcaaGAGTCGAGTATTACAGAAG AGGTAGAGAAACAATTACAGGGTAACGATTTTCCCGTGCCGATTGGCACACCTCACATGTCTTACAAGAAATCGCATTCGGGCAGTACAGGGAACTTGCACGGGTTAGTCGGTTTGGCGGATCAGAATATTACAG acaACTTGAATAGTATTTCCACGAAATTAACCACATTTACGGGGGGCTCGAAAAGCAGTCTGGTGCAAATGAGGAGAACTACCAACAAAAAGGGCAAAACCGCCCCAGCGCCCCCTAAACGAACCAG TTCGTTCCGCGACAGTACGTTCGACGACCAGGGTCAGGGAGAGCACGCCAACGAGGATGGATCCGAGCTAAATG GGTTGACAAgggaaatgcaaaatttaaccGCCAGTACTAGGGGCGATAGTGAGAGCGATTTCCAAGACCAAACCCCCGACACCGACGATTCCGGGGCGCATTCCTACCCCGAAATATCGGCTGTGGGCAGTTTAGGGGGCAGCGGCCTCGGTTCCTTTAAAAGAGTCCCTATAATGGGTAACCGCGGACTAGAGCAAAGGGGGAAGAAGACTAAAACCAAAGATTCACCCGCA gtacagGTGGCTGCATTGGAAGTACAAAATGTGCGAAAAGCTATTAGTAGGTATGGGACCTTGCCGAAAGGGGCGCGAATTGGGGCGTATTTGGAATCACTTCGACAGAGCGGAATTTCTGCAAATGATGAATCAGCGACTGGTCAAGCTGTGGCTGGTATTGCGGTCCAAGGCGAGTCTGAGTCTACTCCAAG GTCATTATCCCCCAGAACGAACATCAGGGCTCAGCCTCAAATGATACGCAGCAACTCATCCAGTGGTGTTACTGCATTTCACGCGACCCATCCGCCAAGCTCGCCCACCTCTTCGAAATTATCTAGAAATAGGAACTTGACCAG GAATAATACGGACAGCCTCAGATCCAGTCTCCGCACTTTTAAAGCTCCGCAAAGCTCCTTTCGCGGGGGCAGTCCGTCCCGTTCCCTTCCCCCTCCAACTTTAGCCGATCTGGAGTTTCCCCCGCCGCCCACGGACTTGCCACCGCCTCCGGAAGAGTTTGACAGCATCGACACAGTGGACTGCACAGCGTCACTAATGACATCGTCCACCgaattgaagaagaaaatagtTCCCATGTCTCCGATGTTGCCGAGCAAGAAGAGCGTCTTGGAAGGTTTGGAGGGCGGCGGGGGGGATGTTAGTACATTGCAGCCGTCGGTAGAAGAAGCTAGTTCGAG ATTCGGTGTTAGCTTGAAACGACGCGAGCTTTCTTCGGATAGTTGTAGTAGCGTAAAAGAAGTCGTAAACAAGgaagaaaataaatcgaaaGAAGAGAAAAGTCCGCAACGAACAAGTTTGAGTCTCACTAGTCCTAGTCATGACGGCAAGAGCCCTATGAGCGTTGATTCCGATGTTCCTGCCGTGGGTTCTCCTCTGGAGCCTTTGCCCCCTCCTCCAGTTTTCCCTGAAGCTG acgaAGAGTCATTGGAAACGTGCCTGCTTGATGATGCCGCAGCGAGCGATGACAATAAAACGGCATCTAAAGTGTTCAAAAATAGATTAGTAATGAAGGAAATGGAGCTGAAACTAGTCGCAGAAATAAAGGAAAGGGCGGATCAAAAGCAGGGTAGAAACTTGAAAGAATCTCCGATTGACCCAATTTTGGCTGTGAGTGGCATTAGCCACGATCCTGTGTCTCAATTAG TAACTGAATTATCCCAGTcgttaaatatagaaaaagaaCCTTTTCGGAAGAATTCCCTAGGGGCAACGAATTTGAAAAGGTCCCAGGAAAGTTGCGAGAAAGAAACGAACGGTGTGACTTTTGTTTcgcaacttaaaaaaactgatcaagttaagaaagttttaaccaaagaaaaaagtgacTTGGGTGATTCCTCGTTGATAATCGACTTCAAATCTAGGCTTAGGAAAGTAGatgagaaaaatacaaaaaaagaag GTGATAAATTAGAAGACAACGAGACGATTTCGGAATTGACCGGGAAACGAGAGAGTACGGCCAGCAACGAGAGCGCGAATTTGAAGATTGAAGAGGCAGATGATAAGCGGAAGAGCACAGGCAGCATCAGTAGTTTAAAGAAATTGTGGGAGGCCAAAGACTCGGATTACGGGACTGTGCAATTGAGCCCAAAATTGTCGATTAAGAGTACGAAAAGTGAAGAAATTCTTGAGCATTCACCCATTGATAATTCGGACGATTCCTCGAAAATGGACCGAAGTGTCAGTTCTG aaaaatcctCCACAAAATCAGAGAAAAAATCTTGGCCTCCTTGCGGTAGTGAGGAAAAGCCAGTGATACCGATTAAACCTCCCGTGAAAGCAGTCAAACCTATAGTGAACCGGCCGGCCGGGCCCGCCATCTACGCAACTCCTATCGCTCCAAAACCTCCAATATCAGTCAAACCCGTCAGCACTGATTGTAGTAATAATAGTATTAACGCAAACAATAAAACTCCTGAAGAGGAAAGCCAAAAATTGGGGGCATCCCCTGCTTCTGTTGATAAGACTGGAAAAGAGAGTATTCTCGAGATTTCTCAGGCCCTCGAGAGTACGTTAAACACGATAAG AAGCACTCCAGCTGTGCCAACCGCCACCTGGTTGCAACTTTCCGATAAAATAGGCCTTCTGCATGGCTCGTGCATGGATTACGCGGACAACGCAGTGCCGGCACAcacaaaattccattttagAGAGCTTTTAACCAG GTTGGAGCATCAAGGCAGACAAATGCGATCTGCGAGCACGAGAAATCAAACTGAAAACACTAGATGTATCAATGAGGTGAATAATACTATTAAAGATGTAGTGAATGTTGTGTTTCGATAG